TTCCCAGACCCTTCCTCATACTATTTCCCTCCTATTACCTCTTCTGCAAGCTCCTCATAGGCTTCCGCCCCCTTTGATTTTGGGTCATATATGCTGATTGGTTGACCAAAGCTGGGAGCCTCTCCAAGCCTTACATTCCTTGGTATTATTGAACGATATACCTTATTCTTAAAATATTTCTTAACCTCATCCACCACCTGAATTGAAAGGTTTGTCCTGCCGTCAAACATGGTAAGCACCACCCCTTCAATCTTAAGGTCCTTATTCAGGTTTTTTTGCACAAGTTTTATTGTGTTCATAAGCTGTGTCAATCCCTCCAGCGCATAATACTCACACTGAATAGGGACCAGAACAGAATCCGCCGCTGTAAGGGCATTCAATGTCAGAAGTCCAAGGGACGGTGGGCAATCTATCAGGATATAATCGTACTCATCCCTTACCTTTGAGAGTGCATCCTTCAGCCTGTACTCTCTTCTCTCCAGGCCAACCAATTCAATCTCCGCACCAGCCAGCTCTATATTGGCAGGCAGCAGAAACAGACGCTTATAATCTGTACTTATAATACTATTTTTGATCTCCTCACTGTTTAAGAGGACATCATATGTTGTCTTTTTCAACTTCTCCTTGTTAATGCCAATACCACTTGTTGAATTTCCCTGTGGGTCTATATCCACCATCAGTACCCTCTTACCCTTTGCGCTGAGATTGCTACTTAAATTAATCACTGTTGTTGTCTTCCCTACTCCACCCTTTTGGTTGGCTACCGCCATAATCCTACCCATATAATATCCTCTCCTTAGGAATGTACTTCTCTGTATATTCACATCCAT
Above is a genomic segment from Calorimonas adulescens containing:
- a CDS encoding ParA family protein — its product is MGRIMAVANQKGGVGKTTTVINLSSNLSAKGKRVLMVDIDPQGNSTSGIGINKEKLKKTTYDVLLNSEEIKNSIISTDYKRLFLLPANIELAGAEIELVGLERREYRLKDALSKVRDEYDYILIDCPPSLGLLTLNALTAADSVLVPIQCEYYALEGLTQLMNTIKLVQKNLNKDLKIEGVVLTMFDGRTNLSIQVVDEVKKYFKNKVYRSIIPRNVRLGEAPSFGQPISIYDPKSKGAEAYEELAEEVIGGK